ATATACCGAGATTGGCGACGATTATCTGGTAGGCCGCATGCCCGTAGACCACCGTACGCACCAGCCCCTGGGCCTGCTGCACGGCGGCGCATCTGTGGCCCTGGCCGAGACACTGGGAAGCGTGGGCGCCACCATGTTCCTGGACCTGGACAAACAGTTTTGCGTGGGCCTGGAGATCAACGCCAACCATATTAAAGCGGTGCGCAGCGGGTATGTATATGGGAAGGCCACGGCGGTGCATGTGGGGCGCAAGACTCAGGTCTGGGAAATACGTATTACCACAGAATCTGGCGGGCTGGTATGTATCAGTCGTATTACCATGGCCGTTATAGATAAGATCTAAGCAAGGAGAAAAGCTGTAATGCGGCCTTTTTGACCAGTTCCCTTAAATATCATATCTGCTGTCTGCGTTCTATACCTACATGTCCCAGGAGAGTCCTTCGTTTTTACCCCCGGTTTCGTTAGTTACCTCGGCAGAGGAAACCGCCCATACCCTATTTACTGCCGCCCTTGCCGCCGAACTGCCTGTAGCTCTCTGGCGGCTACCCTTTACCCAGGAGGTGCAGGTACTGGTGGCCAGCCGGGTGGAACCGGAGTTACCGCCCCTGGAAGGCCCCCAAAAAGGCTTCGCGTTTTGCCCTTTCAGCATCTCAGCCACTTCTCCCATTAATTTCCTGCCCGCAGACCTTTATTTTTCCGGCAAAGCCGATGCGGAACTTGAATTTGGGAATAACCTCTTGCCTGCCCGTTTTAAGCCCGTTTTTCAGAAAACAGGCTCAAAACAGAAACAGGAGCAAGCCTGGCCCAGCCACCCAGATGGCCTGCCTAAAGCCATTACCCGCGATGCCTTTGAGCAGACGGTGGCCACCGCGGTAAAGGCCATGCAGGCCGGCTGTCTGGAAAAGGTGGTGCTGTCCCGCACCAAAACGCTGTCCTTGTTTGAAGGGTTTGACCTGTTGTCTGCCTTTACCCAACTCACCCAGCTGTACCCCAACGCTTTTATCTCTTTGGTAGCCATTCCGGGCGTGGGTACCTGGCTGGGCGCTTCGCCGGAGGTGCTGGTACAGATAGACCGGCATCATGTCTTTAAAACGGTGGCGCTGGCAGGAACCCAACCCCTCACCGATGGCCTGACGCCCGCCGATGCCATCTGGCGGCAAAAGGAGATTGAAGAGCAGGCCCTTGTGCAGCGCTACATCATTAGCTGTTTCAAACATTTGCGCCTGCGCGATTACGTGGAGATGGGGCCGCGCACCATGGCGGCGGGAAACCTGCTACACCTGCGCACCGATTACAGCGCCGCCATGGAGGAAGTGGGTTTCCCTGAACTAGGTACCCAAATGCTGGAACTTTTGCACCCCACCTCGGCGGTTGGTGGCATGCCCAAAGCCTCTGCTCTGCATATGATCCAGGAACTGGAACTGCATGACCGCCGCTACTACAGTGGTTACCTGGGACCGGTCCAACTGGGCCAGGAAACCAACCTTTTCGTGAACCTTCGGTGCGTGGAGCTGGGTCAGGACACGGTGACCGCCTACGCGGGGGCCGGCATGACCCCAGATTCTAACCCGGCCAAGGAGTGGCAGGAAACCGAACTCAAAATGCAAACCGTGCTCCGTCTTTTTCAAGCTTCAGAATCATGATTTTACAGTCTGTCATAGATATTGCCGAAATATGTGCCCGCAAGGGAGTGCAGGATGTGGTGCTGTCCCCGGGATCCAGGTGTGCGCCGCTCACGCTGGCCTTTGCCCGCCACCCACAGTTGCGCGTGCGCACGGTACCAGATGAGCGCAGCGCGGCCTTTATTGGCTTGGGCATCGCGCAGCAGACTGGTAGGCCGGTGGTGCTGGTGTGTACCTCGGGAACGGCCGCCTATAACTATGCTCCTGCCATTGCCGAGGCTTTTTACCAGAACATTCCGCTGTTGGTACTCACCGCCGACCGCCCACCAGAATGGATTGACCAACTGGACGGGCAGACCATTCGGCAAACCCATATCTATGGCGGCCACGTAAAGCGCAGCCTTGATTTCCCGGTGGATACTGCCCATGCAGATGCCAAGTGGTTCGCCTCCCGGTTGATCAATGAAGCCCTGAATGAGGCCACGGCCTTCCCGGAGGGCCCGGTACACGTGAACGTGCCGCTGCGGGAGCCTTTTTACCCAGAGCCGGGGGAGGAGTTTGCCTATAAAGCCGACGTCAAGATTATTGAGGAACTGGCCTCCGGATTTGGGTTGCCAAATCAACAATGGGAGACACTACGTCAGGAGCTTTCCGCCTTTAAGCGGGTGTTGGTGGTGGCGGGCCAGGGGAGAAAAGACCAGGCATTGCATGAGGAGATTGTGGCGTTCTGCCGGGCCACCGGGGCCGTTTTGGTGACAGACACTATCAGTAACCAACAGAAGGCCGGCGACAGCATAAACTTCCATGACGTTTTTCTGGGAGCCAAACACCTGCACGGGGAGGAAGCCCTGCGGCCAGATCTGTTGATCACCTTCCATAAATCCTTGATCTCCAAAAACCTGAAACTGTTCCTGCGCAAACAGCCAGGTATGCGGCACTGGCACGTGCAGCCCGCCGGGCAGGTGGCCGACACCTTTCAGGCCCTTACCCGCATTGTCAGAACCACGCCGCAGGCCTTTTTCCAGGAGATAGGCAAAGGGGAAAAACCCTTAATGGTGACGCCCGCCTTTACCCAGGCCTGGCATGAGCTGGAACACCAGGGCAAGTCAGTTTTGGCCCGTTTTCAGGAAAACAGCCCTTTTTCGGAATTTATGGCCTGTTACCAGACCCTTAGAATGCTGCCGGCCAACAGCGTGCTGCATCTGGCCAATAGCATGAGCGTGCGCTATGCCAACCTTATCGGAGTAGCCGAGGTGGAGGGCCTGGAAGTGTTTGCCAACCGGGGCACCAGCGGGATAGACGGCAGCACCAGCACGGCCGTAGGGGCGGCGCTCAGCACCGACAAACTGGTTACGCTCATTACCGGCGACATGGCCTTTCTTTATGACCGCAACGCGCTCTGGCACAATTACCTGCCCCAGAACCTGCGCATTTTAGTGCTCAATAACCACGGTGGCGGCATCTTCAGGATGATAGAGGGGCCAAGGTCACAGCCGGAACTCAGACCATTCTTTGAAACAGAACAAATGCAGACGGCGCAGGCCACTGCCCAGGAAATGGGATTTAACTATGTTAGGGTTGCAGATGCAGCTTCTTTAGAAACCCTGTTTCCTGCCTTTTTCAACCCGGCTACGGGGCCTCAGTTATTGGAGGTTGAGACGGTCAGTGCCGAGAATTTTGCCGCATTTGAGTCCTTTAGAGACCAGGTGCGTAGCAACATTTGTTTATAGATATGGCGCGTTAAAAAATCTGAAAAATATTAACTTAATCTTTACTTACTTAACATAAAATATGACGTAAATAAGGTAGGAGACGCTAGTTTAACGGCGTTAGTATTATGAAATTCACAAATAAAGTAGAAAAATGGCAGCACAAACATCATCCGGTGCTGTATGACTATGGCAGAATAGCATTAGGGGGCTTTCTATTATTTAAGGGTGCTTCCTTTCTGTTTAATATAACACCCCTGGTGCAGATCTTGCTGGATAGCAGGCTTTATTCTGTGGCAACTTACCTGGCATACTTTATTGCTTTGGTACACGTGATAGGTGGGGCCATGATGATGGTAGGGTGGCATACCCGGTGGGCAAGTATTGCACAGATTCCAATTGTGCTGTCTGCTTTGTTATTTTTCACCCCAGCCCATGACCTTTTCTCTATCTACTCACCTTTTGCGGTGGCGGTATATACCGTATTACTTCTTGTTTTTTATGCCGTAGGCGGTTCTGGATTCTATTCCTTTGACCACCGGTTTTATATCCATGAAAGGAGAGAGCATAAAATGAAAAAATCTCATGTGTTAGATAGAAACCTGCATCACTCCTAGGGTGAGGCTATTAGGCCGAATTCCCTGGATCACCTTGCCCTCCTGTTTGCTTGGGAGGG
This Rufibacter radiotolerans DNA region includes the following protein-coding sequences:
- the menD gene encoding 2-succinyl-5-enolpyruvyl-6-hydroxy-3-cyclohexene-1-carboxylic-acid synthase, which translates into the protein MILQSVIDIAEICARKGVQDVVLSPGSRCAPLTLAFARHPQLRVRTVPDERSAAFIGLGIAQQTGRPVVLVCTSGTAAYNYAPAIAEAFYQNIPLLVLTADRPPEWIDQLDGQTIRQTHIYGGHVKRSLDFPVDTAHADAKWFASRLINEALNEATAFPEGPVHVNVPLREPFYPEPGEEFAYKADVKIIEELASGFGLPNQQWETLRQELSAFKRVLVVAGQGRKDQALHEEIVAFCRATGAVLVTDTISNQQKAGDSINFHDVFLGAKHLHGEEALRPDLLITFHKSLISKNLKLFLRKQPGMRHWHVQPAGQVADTFQALTRIVRTTPQAFFQEIGKGEKPLMVTPAFTQAWHELEHQGKSVLARFQENSPFSEFMACYQTLRMLPANSVLHLANSMSVRYANLIGVAEVEGLEVFANRGTSGIDGSTSTAVGAALSTDKLVTLITGDMAFLYDRNALWHNYLPQNLRILVLNNHGGGIFRMIEGPRSQPELRPFFETEQMQTAQATAQEMGFNYVRVADAASLETLFPAFFNPATGPQLLEVETVSAENFAAFESFRDQVRSNICL
- a CDS encoding hotdog fold thioesterase — its product is MKRRTDVTLEQLNAWNKNTLGEHLGMEYTEIGDDYLVGRMPVDHRTHQPLGLLHGGASVALAETLGSVGATMFLDLDKQFCVGLEINANHIKAVRSGYVYGKATAVHVGRKTQVWEIRITTESGGLVCISRITMAVIDKI
- a CDS encoding chorismate-binding protein, with protein sequence MSQESPSFLPPVSLVTSAEETAHTLFTAALAAELPVALWRLPFTQEVQVLVASRVEPELPPLEGPQKGFAFCPFSISATSPINFLPADLYFSGKADAELEFGNNLLPARFKPVFQKTGSKQKQEQAWPSHPDGLPKAITRDAFEQTVATAVKAMQAGCLEKVVLSRTKTLSLFEGFDLLSAFTQLTQLYPNAFISLVAIPGVGTWLGASPEVLVQIDRHHVFKTVALAGTQPLTDGLTPADAIWRQKEIEEQALVQRYIISCFKHLRLRDYVEMGPRTMAAGNLLHLRTDYSAAMEEVGFPELGTQMLELLHPTSAVGGMPKASALHMIQELELHDRRYYSGYLGPVQLGQETNLFVNLRCVELGQDTVTAYAGAGMTPDSNPAKEWQETELKMQTVLRLFQASES
- a CDS encoding DoxX family protein, encoding MKFTNKVEKWQHKHHPVLYDYGRIALGGFLLFKGASFLFNITPLVQILLDSRLYSVATYLAYFIALVHVIGGAMMMVGWHTRWASIAQIPIVLSALLFFTPAHDLFSIYSPFAVAVYTVLLLVFYAVGGSGFYSFDHRFYIHERREHKMKKSHVLDRNLHHS